The cyanobiont of Ornithocercus magnificus region CCTTCTGGAGGCAAATCTCTAATTTCACGAATGGGCCTTCGACGCCGGAAGCCTCCAGAAGGCTTCAAAGCACCTAGACCAGCAGATCCGGAAACTGGCAAGCGCTTTGTAGAGCGCCCAGAGCAAGTTGTAGGGATTGACTGCCATGGACGAGTCTTAAGAGAAGTCTGGGTGTCAGGGTTCCGACATCTCGTAGTTGACTGAAACAGATTAGTAATTGCCTCTAGTTAAGGTCTGAAGGAGATTTGCTCTCCTTAGAGAAATTAGAGACTAATCCTCTATTTATACGGAAAACAGCGCAATGCTTATTATGTTAACTACAATTATATTCTGAGGTAGCTGTCGAGTACTAGCCTAACTTTTGCAGAGTTTAAGTATTTTGTAGGAATGACCTCCGGGAACACTCTTAAGTAATCTAATAAGGCCTAGTAGATAGTTTAACTTAACTCACCTACTAGGCTATTGTAACCAGGATCTTTAGTTAGGCTTCCTAGAAATCGTACTAGTCAGATAAAAGCCTGAGTGCCACATTCTAGAAGACTAAGCTGAGAGCTCTAGGTATTACCATAAGCAGTCTAAGCAAATTGTCTTAGGGTAATCGTAAGAACCTCTATCATGAGAAGTTTAAGAATATATAGAGTCTGTCTAACATGCCTTTAAGTGGACATAATTATCCTAATTCCTGAAATTACCATCTGGATGGAAATTGAGACTAGAAGCATACCGGTGAATTGGTTAATAGTTTCTATAAGACGCTCGTTGATCAAGTTCCTAAAAAGCAGTGATAGATTAAAGACTGAGTAAATTATTGTGGCAATTAGTGCTATCACTGCACTAAGAATAATTCTGTTTTCCATACCACCGCCATCTTCAAGGATAACAAGTGATATTGCGGCAGGACCAGCAAGAAGCGGTATACCAATAGGAACATGAGCGAATGCGTGGACATTCTTGCCTTCAAGATCTGGTGTTGGAGCAATACCTCCTCCCTCGATTAGTCTCAGTCCAATAGGCAGCAGTATCAGGCCACCTGCAATCTTAAATGAGTAAATGGTAATACCAATAATTGATAAAAATTCTCTCCCAAGCCAACAGAAAAGAAGCATAGTTGTAAGATAGGTTAAGCTTGAAACCCTGCTTATCAATCTAATCTTGCTCGGCTCATGATTAGAAACCTTATAAATTAGAGGGAGAATACTAATTGGCTCGCTGATTGCAACTAAGCCTAGAGTTGTGTTGAGAATGCTCACAGCCTAATATGCCTGCTCACATAGCAGCAGGAGCACACTTGGCTCAACCGCTGGTCATGCAATGCTAGCACTTTCCTACGATGGTTAAATGTCAGTAGCCAAAGTAGATTACTATAAGATCTAGCAACACCGACTATCACAGTAATTATTGGCAGTTTGACTACAGACTAAACGGGATCTGAGAATAATACAGAGTGAAGCTTCTTGGCTATGTGAGAACCCACAACATAACTGGGAGAGTGATCTGTATCTAGAATTGTGGTCAATAAGCTAAGTTGAGATGTAAGATTAGTCATCACAGGCAGGAAAGTATATGATTTTAATAGAGATAGGAGTAAGAACTATAGCTCTAGTGCAGGGAAAGTCACAGCAGCTACCCAGATCCTTGTCTTAGCTGCTGTTACAGGTGGAAGTAAGTGGCAGTAGAATTTGACAGCTTGTGGACAGATGCGCAAAGCCGAATTAAGGACACATGTAAACTCTAGTCTTCAGAGACTAGACGAACGGGCTAGGGTCCGGTACAACTACATATAGCCCCAGGTCGCCTGGAAAGGCGAAAGCCCTTCGGCACTTGAGACTACCGAAGGGCTTTCTGGATACCCCATCTCTATCTCTAGAAACAGGAATCGCACTAAACCGGTGCTTGATCATTTAAAGGGTATCCAGGCAGGCGGGTCAACCCCCAAAGACAACAAAACTGCCATGAACCGACCAATTGATCCTCTCGCTAGCCTTTGCCTCGGAGCCGTCCGCGGCTGGATCCGCGTTGTCCAGCACGGTAAAGGCGGCCAGATCGACAAAGATGGCATAGCCTGGACACGGCTACCTGCTGCTGAGCTGCGCGACCAACTTGCACAAGAATTCCACGTCCAGGCAAGCATTCGGTCAATACAGAGAGCCCTGAAGAGATTGGCAGAAGCTGATCTACTGCGCCGTGAGCAACGACTGAAGCATCGGTACTGGAGGGACTATTGGTATGCCCTACCAGCCGGTCATGAAGAGGCAAACAGCCCCCGCACCATCCCAGCTATTCGCTTGCCATCAAAGCGTCGCACTAGGTCAGTCTCTACACAAACGACACCAATGGCGGGTCAAGCCGACAAGCCAGTCACAGTCGAAACGACACCAATGGCGGGTCAAGCCGACAAGCCAGTCACAGTCGAAACGACACCAATGGCGGGTCAAATTCTATATACTCAAATCAAAGATACTCATCTCTTCTCAGAGGGAGTGACAGCCACAAGAGAAACAAGAGAGGACAA contains the following coding sequences:
- a CDS encoding MarC family protein, whose product is MSILNTTLGLVAISEPISILPLIYKVSNHEPSKIRLISRVSSLTYLTTMLLFCWLGREFLSIIGITIYSFKIAGGLILLPIGLRLIEGGGIAPTPDLEGKNVHAFAHVPIGIPLLAGPAAISLVILEDGGGMENRIILSAVIALIATIIYSVFNLSLLFRNLINERLIETINQFTGMLLVSISIQMVISGIRIIMST